The Candidatus Denitrolinea symbiosum DNA window GTCGTGCCCGGATGCGCCGTCATCTTGCTTTTACCGCTGCATTGATAACAGTGCGGATCGACTCCGGCGGAATCTAGTTTCTGCCGGATGGCTTATTATCGCGGCTCTTAAAAGACCAGGAGCGAGTCTGCACCGACAAATCAAAACCCCGCCAGAAAACGAAGGGCATCCTGGAGCCAGTGAAATGCCATCGCCGATTCGAGACCGCGGTGCCGTGCCAGGATGAGCGGGGGCAAACCCCAGAAGATTGCCAGTATCGCCCCCATGCCCAAGGCGGTCAACGGCGATTGCAGGAAAAGGTCGTCAAAATGCGAGTAGGTATGCGCCAACATCGCGAGCAACCCCGCCAGCCAGGCCGCCTGTTCAAGCGATGATCTTCGCAGCAGCAGCCACAACAGCCCCCACAGGGCGAAGCGGTGGATTACTTCCTCGACGACCGCGGGTTGCAGCGCGTCCAGCAGGGCAGCCAAGGGATGCTGCCAATCAAATGACTGTCCTTGCGTCAACCACAGCGCAAAAACATTCAGGATCGCCAGCGGCAGCCCAACGGTCAAGCCGAGGAGCGCGCCTCGGCCCGCGCTTCGCCAATCCCCGTTCGCAATGGAGAACTGCACCGGGCCACCCTGGCGCATGATTGCCAATCCGCCCAGCGTGGCTAGAATGGTAAAGAGCCCGCGCAGCAGGGCCTGCCCCGGCGCGCTTTTGACCAGCCCCAGGAACGGGTAGGGCGAGAAGAGCGTGGCGAACAGCATTCCGATGCCGATTACCGCGCCCAATATCAACGCAACGAGCCAATCGCCCCGCCGCAAATAGCGACGATCTTTCAATACTACCACCAGCGCGCCGACGACGGTCAGCGTATCGAATACTTCAAAGGTGCGCGGCATGGCGATTCTCTCCGCCAGGAAAGCGCGTATGGCGAATATCGCTAGAATAGCCAAAATGAGCAGGAGCAGGGTGGAGTACCTGTTCTTCATGGTCACATCTCCAGGCAGGCGTCGGCCGCCAGCCAGAACAGGCTCTCGCGCACCTCACGGCGCGATTGCCAACCGCGCGTATCCCATGAGTCGCCGCTCAGGTCATCGCCTGAATACAGGATCTGCCCCAACAGTACATCCCTGAATTGCGCCACCGCCAGCAGGCTGGCCGCTTCCATTTCGACGGTCAGGCAGCCCTCCGCGCGGCGGGCATCAATCATGGACTGAGTTTCACGGTAGGGGGCATCGGTGGTCCAGGTCTTGCCGCTCACAAAGGGGATGCCGCGCCGGGTCAATGTGGATCGGAGCGCGTTCAGCGCCCGCGGCTGCGTCTTGATCTCGCGCCCGGGTTGGATGTAGTGATAGGATACGCCTTCGTCCCGCACCGCGCTCTCGACCAGGATGAGTTTGCCGACCGTGAGACTTTTGTCCAGCGCCCCGCAGCCGCCGCAGACGACGAACTTCCTGCAACCGAAAGCGATGGCTTCCTCGAGAAGCCCGGCAGCCAACGGCGCGCCCACGCCGGGATGAAAGAATGCGAGCCGCTTGCCCAGATGCTCGATCTCATAGATGGGATGTCCGCCATCCTCCCAGCGGTTCGGGACGACAACTTCGGCCCGCTTCTCGGCGACGATTGTTTCGTTCACTTCCCGAAAGAATGAAATGACGCAATGTTCGGGCACGTCGCGCGGCTTGATGACGCGGGACGGTTCGATCTTTGCCTCCGATGCGAAGTCGTGTTCAAGGATGGGATACATTGCGTTTTTCCTCCTGTAGAACAAGATACCTGCCGAGAAAAGCAAAGGCAATCAGGGCGACAGCCGTAAGCCAGCCCCCCAGGCTGAAGACGGCCGGTCCATAAAGGGCCAGCCCTGCTCCGCCCAGAACCAACAAACCCGCCAACAGCCCGAACATTCTCATACCGTACAGGGTCATGAAGGGCAGGTAATGCGCGCCGACCACAATCATCGCCGCGGGGAAGAACCAGGTTTCGCGATAGAGCGTCGCCGCGCCGACCAGCAGGAAATTAAGCGGCACGGTGAATGCGGTCTGGGAACCCAGTTGCCACAGTCCATTGTCGGCGCTGACTTTTCCGGGGCGTCCCGTCAGCCGCACCGTTAGTTGTGTGAGCGGGAAAATCAACATGCTGCCAAAGAAGAGCGTCGCCATGCCGTAACGCGGCGCCCCCCACAGACTAATGCCTGAAGCCGCCAGCCAAATGACGCCGGAAACCATTTGCCCGGCGAAACCGCCCAGGAAGGCGGTTCGCATTTCCCGTTGGCATTCGTTTAGGTTCATGGTGTACTCTCCTTGGTTTCATGCAGATTGACAGAAGGATCAAGAGAAGGCTTTACTCTCCGCTTGAACGAGAAGGCGCGGAGAGTTGTTGCAGGATGAATGCGCCAAACGGCGTCAACTCATTGAAGTCTTCGGTGAACATAGCCGGTTTCCATTCGTCATCGTACCAGCATGCCACCCAACTGATCCCGCGCGGGTCGAGGTAGCCCACGAACGGCTCGCCATAAGCCTTTTGGCTGCCGACCAGATAGGACTGCTCGCCGCTTGGATCGGTCGCCATCCAGCCCCATTCAGTCACCACCACCGGATATTTTTCAGCGATATCTCCAAACCAGCGATCCCATGAATATCTGCTGTGCGCCGGGTAGATGTGCGCAGCATAGGCGATATTTTCACCCCTGATCGGTTCTTCCAGCACCCAGGACAAGTCGCGGGAATATTCGACGCCCCCGACTATGACCAATTGGTCCGCGCCCGCGGAGCGGATGGCATCCACCAGGACCTGGGCATCTGTCCGCCATGCTGAAGCGGAGATGCCTGCCGGTTCGTTGAATATCTCAAAGATAACGTGCGGGGTGTCCTTGAAGTAGGATGCCACCTTCCGCCAGAAATCCAGGGCAAAATCTCGACTGGAGATGCTGATATCGGGCATTTGCGGGCCGCGATCCCTCCCGATATCTCCGATGAAATGCAGGTCAATGATGGTGTAAACGCCGTTCTCGCCGTTCCACGAGACCGCGGGGTCGAGATAACGCCACAGGTAATCAGGATCATGTTCCCAGCGTTCGGGGTGGACGGGGATGCGCATGACATTGGCGCCGGAAGCGGCCATCCTGTCGAAGAAGAGGCGATTGAACTGTCCCTTGCGCCTCAGCGTCGCCGGATCGGCAGGCATGAGTCCACGCAAGGTCACCACCTGTCCATCTTCATTCATCAATCGATTACCTTCGACATGGAGCCGGCCTGGATAAGCGCTGATATCCCTGTCGAAAACAGGTTTGTGTTCCAGCGGCAAATTGATCGAAAGATTTCCGTAACGCGGCGCGATCAGCAGAAGGGCAATGCAGATCATAGAGAGTGAAAGGATTGCGAGTATCAGGATTTTCCTTTTCGACTTCTTTGTGTTCATGAGGTTTTTCTCCACCGGCCGAGGCGGTCTTGGTAAAGGCCGTAGCTTATGAATTGCCCTTGTCCTTCAAATAGCGGTCGAAGAATTGGAGACAGGCCTGGTTGACTGTCCGCAGGTACTCCTCGCGGTCATGCTTGGCTGGCCCGCCCTCCAGGAATCTCGTCAGCAGCGGGCTGACCAGCGCCAGGTCGGTCAGGGAGAAGTGCCCGGCGCCCGGCAGGTGCAGGCTGACGGCGGTTGGCGGGGCGCCCGCAAGCAATTCGTGATTCCTGGCATATTGAGGCCATTCGGCGAGATGACTCCAGGAGCTGTCCGAATAAATATTCAAGACCGGCGCGGGATAGGCTGCATCGAGCCAGACGAATTCGCCCTCTTCCACGCTGACGATGTCATACAAGAAGGGCGCTTCCAGCGCGATCACCGCGGCGATGTCGCCTCGTTGCCGCGGCATCGCCAGCGCCGCCGAGCCGCCCAGCGAATGTCCCATCACGCCGATCCTGGCGCCATCCACCAGTGCATAGACGCCGCCTGCGCCGCCCGCAGCTTTTGCCAGGATGGTATCGATCACAAAATGGATGTCGCCCGTGCGCGTCGCCATCCATTTCTGGTAATAGCGGTAACTCTGCCGTTTGTCGGTCTTGGCGTCTTCGCGCTGGAGTTCGTTGAAATATTCCCGGTTCACAAACGTTATGCGCCCATCTTCGCCTCTCGTCCATAAGGCATGGTATGGATGTCCGATGGAGGCAACCACATAGCCGTGGCTCGCCAATTCGAGGAACAGGGACTCGTTGCTCGTCTCTGTGCCCAGTCCGCCGTGCGAGAACACGATCAATGGATAGGTTTCCTTTCCGCTTCGATCTTTCGGATACCAAAACGTCACATTGACCCTGCGATTCTCCTTCTCATCCGAGAACTGCTCAACCCGGCTTTCGTCGGTATAGGTGTGGCGCGCTGTGGCGACTGCGTGGGGTCCCGTCGCGGGTAGTGGATGATGGGGCGGGAACAACACGAAGGGTGTCGCTACAAGCAAAATCAATACCAGGGTCAGGCCAAAGCGGCGAAAAGCGCGTCTTTTCATTCTTATCCTATTCTGAGAGCCAAGTCTGATTCGTTCACCAGGGACAAACGCTTGATCATCTGGCTGGCCTATTGGCCGACTTCCCTTTCAGACGGCAGCCTCGGGTAGCGCTGGGCAATTTGCCATGCGCCCCACAGCCCGATCAGGCCGAGGACGAGGATGACCGCCTCCAGTGTCCAGATCTTGACCGGGGCGCCCACTCCCCAGAAGTTTGCGAATCCTGCGACTGCATCCAGCACAGTTTTGTAGAGGATAGCCAGCCAGCCCCATTTGATCTCGCCAACAGCGATGGCGTAGAAAATCAGCACGCAGGCGAAGATGTGAGCGAAGACGACCGCCAGCCGTTCGACGACCGGCGCCAGCCCCATGACGAACGAGGCGTTGCGAGACAGTTCGCCCAGCACGGAAACCGGCAACGCATCTGGAGCGAGATACGCGACCAGCGCCGGGGTTATCCCCATCAGGCCGAGCAACAGCGCTTCGACAACGCCGAAGCCGACGCCAAAAACCAGCGCCTGATTCCACGCTGCCCGTCCCCAACGCACTCGAGCCAGGATGAGCCAGGTCAGCCCGACCTCGAAAATGCCGGTTAACGCGCCGATGTACAGATAGGCGGCCAGGTTACCGGGCGCGAAGAGATGTTCGCTGTCGGCCCCCAGCACGCGGAAGAGGAGCGGGTTGAGCGGAATGGCGACGGCGAATTTGATTGCCACGGTCAGCGCCCAGAACAGCGCCCCCAGCCCCAGATAGCGCCAGCCTGTCAACCGCTTCCGCGCAACGTAGGCGATAAACGCCAGCCCCACCGCGATCATCCCAAGTCCGGGCAGCAGGATGATCGGCCCCAGTTTGAATGCCCGCCAGCCCAGATTGTACGTCGCGCTGGTGTTCGCTCCGTAGACCAGGCCCAGTGTATAGTCCCCGACCTGACCAGCAGGCAGGGGATACTTCGTACTGACGGAGAAATCGCCCGGGTTAATCGTCCCTGAGTCCCACACTGATTCGCCGTCGGGGGCGCGCAGCTCGAAGCGCAGCCAGCCGCTGATGACGTCGCCGCTGATCTTGATGGAAACCGGCGCGCCTTCGGCGATCATGCCTTCGTCCACCGGAATACCGAAGTAAAACTGTTCGCCCGCCTGAGTCTCCTGAATCTGACCGCCCTCGACGCTTGCCCAGCGATAATTCATCGGCACGCCCGACGGTTGCGAGGCGCAGCCCGCAAGGAGAAATAGGAGCAGGCCAAACAGCAGGAAGCGTAAAATGAAGTTCGCCCTTTTCATGTATTGTGAAAATGGATTGATCATGGTTTTTCCTTTATGAATAACGACAGCATTTATGATTATAGTTTACAGAAAACGTCCTTCGAGCGCATCTGCTTGTTGATGAGTTTCGAGGCTGTGCTTTAAGCCAGTCTGTGACTGGTCATCTGACCAGGCTCTTTGGTTCAGCGCGGATACGTTTCAGCCAGGACCGTGTCCACCATCAGGCGGTGAAACAGCCCGGCCTCCTCCCAGATCATGCCGTGTCCTGAGTTTTCGAAGAAGACCAATTGCTTCGCAGGCGCTTTGAGCAGGTTGAAGTATTCCTCAGGAATCGGCGATGGATTGTTCATATCGTGACGCCCCAGCACAATGTAAACTGGCAGGTCGAGGCGGGCGGCGTCCACGCGAAAGTCCAGTTCCTGCAGCTGCGGGTAGACCGTGTTGAAGGTGGTCATCAGCCCAAGCAGATAATAGATCCGGTCGAGCCAGCCGTATTCGGGCTGCTTGAGCATGAGCAGAATGGCATCCCCTTCGCGGCGATAGGTCTCATCCCGGATGTTGGGCGCTTCGAAGAGCTGATACTCGCGCCCGAACAGTTTGGCGTAGGGCCCGATGGGATTTTTGCCGAGGTAGGGCGGCGGACCTTGCGTTTCGAGCGTACGCACAAAGTCTGCATCGCCGGTTTGGCGCGAATGTTCCAGCACCAGGTCGTAGATCATCCGATCTGTTTCAAGCACGTTTACCATCTGTGCCGCGCCCACATAGGCGTGATATAAGTCGGGACGTTCCTGAGCGGCGAGCAACCCGATGATCGTGCCCCAGGAGTGGCCCACCAGATAAATTTTTTGTTCATCGAAACGCTCACGCAGCATCCCGGTCAGTTCGATTAAGTCGGAGGTGTAGCGTTCCACGGTGAGGTCATCACGCGCCGGGTAGGATTTTCCGCAGCCGCGCTGTTCCCAGATGACGACGACGAAATGTTTCTCCAACTCCTGGTTGAAGCGCAGCACGCGGGCGGCTTCGCTGGCGCCCGGCCCGCCGGAGAGGAATAAGAGCACGGGTTTGTCCACGTCCTGTCCGCGGATGATGAGCCATTGCTCCACGCCGCCCAACTCCACTTTCTCCAGGGAGGCGATACTGTTGGGCAGCGGTTTGCCGTCGGCTCCTGCAATGGCAGGCGTATGAGCCGTCCATTGGGAATACAACGTAAACGCAACCAGCAGGATGACGGGTATCAGCAGGAGGGTCATACAGCCTCGTTTCTTTGACTTATTCATGAGAATTTCCTTTCTCGTTGGGGAGGCTCTGAACAGAGAGGAGTACCAGCCCCAAATCACGGATGCGATTCAAGACACCGTGCAACGCGGATTGATCCATGATGCCGCGAATAAGAGTCTCGCCTTCAGGGAGGTTTGTGACAGTGAAACCATCAAACCGGGCCGGGCGGACAAATCCTTCAATCCGGATCTGATAGTTGATGAAGCGGTCGCTGTGGTTCATTGCTTCTTCCTTATCGGCTTACGCCTGCCGGCGGCGCCGGCGCCGATCAAAATAAGTCCCAAAGCAGGCAGGATAAAATTCAGCGGCGTTTCTAAAAGCCCCAAAAGAGAGACAGGGGCGCCAATTAGAAAACATGCCGTTCCCAGAATCAGCAGTAGATTCATGAATTTTGTGTTCACAGGCAAATCCTTTCCTTGTTCCAAGTCGCATACAGTGTAGCGTCAACGGCTTTGATTGTCCCCTATCGAAGGATAGGTTTGCTGGATAGGTTAAATAAAAAAAACCGCTTACGCGGCGGCGTTTGTTCGGATGGGGATTAAATTCCCAGTTCCCGGGCGCGGGCAATCGCTTGTGCGCGAGTCCCCACATCCAGCTTTTGCAGGATATTATGGACATGCCATTTGGCGGTTCCAACGCTGATGACCAGTTCGGCGGCGATCTGAGCGTTGGATTTTCCAGCCGCAACGAGCCTCAACACTCGGAGTTCCTGTTCGCTCAAGGGCGCGATCAATTTTTCGTTGAAAGAATGCGACCTTCCTTGATTTGCATTCCCCGCCCTTTCGGAAAATATCTGCATCAGCCGGTCGGCAAGATCCGGGGCGGCATGACGCGCGCCCGGCAGCAGTTTTTCCAGCCATGAACCTTCATCAAGAAAAATACGGAGAAACCCTTCCGGTTCAGCCTGCTTCAGAGCCTTCTCCAACCATTCCACGGCTGGATCTGTCTGGTTCTGCGCCTGGTGGAGAAGCGCGAGCAGGAGAGCCGCCTCCAATGCGGCGCGGTTTCTGCCCGCCGCAACCGCTTTATCGAGCAAAGGATCCAGGAGGCTCGATGCTTTTTCAAACTCCCGGTTTGACAGGTAAACGCGCGCCAGGGTCAACTCTTCAAAATCCTGAACGTATTTCACCTTTTCCAATTCCCTGAACTTCACATAACCTAACGCCCATTGGTCAGCCCAACCGGACGTGCCCTGCATTAGATGTATCCGTGCCTGCTGCGCGCCGGAAATATTGGAAAGACGCCGAATCCCAAAGGTTTGCGTGATTGCCTCAGCCTGCCCGGCTGCCGCCCTGGCAGCCACCACATCGCCCTGTGACTGTCTCAACCGCGCCAGGAACAGTAGCTCGTAACGCAGGTCATCGGTGAGACCGCCCTGTTGGGAGAGTTTCATCCCATCCATCAAATACCGCTCGGCAGCAGCTAGGTCATTTTGTTCGCGCGCGATCTCAGCCAGGATGGCCCACGCCAATCCAAAAGGCGGAATGCTCGCGTTGTCGTCGAGTTGCATTGCCTGTCGGCAGAATTGGGCTGCCTGGCTCAACCTCCCCTGCCCGATCTGCGCGAGCGCCGCTTCACAAAGGGCGTTCACCGCAAGGTAGGAGACGCCCGCAGTTCGAGCCAGTTCGCTGGCTCGCAAAAATGCGCGGCTTGCCTCCTCCAGGTTTCCGGAGAGTTCATGCGCCAGTCCCAATGCGTCGGTGGCGCGGGCGCGGGCGTGCCACTCATCCTGCGGCAATTGATCCAGCGCGCGGCGCGCCAATTCGAATGCCGCCTGCAGATCCCCGCGAAAGGCGGCGAGGGAAGCGCGGTACGTGGACACGATTGCCAGCTGTCTCTCAACGTCCGACGCCGAGGCGGGATTTTTTCGCAGGGCGTCCTCCGCCTGATCCAGGAATTGAATGGAGAGTTCAACACGCCCCGCCAGATACAGCGCCCGCGAGGCGTGCAGGGTCAGCATGGGTCTGGAGGACATGAGCGGTC harbors:
- a CDS encoding purine-nucleoside phosphorylase; translation: MYPILEHDFASEAKIEPSRVIKPRDVPEHCVISFFREVNETIVAEKRAEVVVPNRWEDGGHPIYEIEHLGKRLAFFHPGVGAPLAAGLLEEAIAFGCRKFVVCGGCGALDKSLTVGKLILVESAVRDEGVSYHYIQPGREIKTQPRALNALRSTLTRRGIPFVSGKTWTTDAPYRETQSMIDARRAEGCLTVEMEAASLLAVAQFRDVLLGQILYSGDDLSGDSWDTRGWQSRREVRESLFWLAADACLEM
- a CDS encoding alpha/beta hydrolase, with product MKRRAFRRFGLTLVLILLVATPFVLFPPHHPLPATGPHAVATARHTYTDESRVEQFSDEKENRRVNVTFWYPKDRSGKETYPLIVFSHGGLGTETSNESLFLELASHGYVVASIGHPYHALWTRGEDGRITFVNREYFNELQREDAKTDKRQSYRYYQKWMATRTGDIHFVIDTILAKAAGGAGGVYALVDGARIGVMGHSLGGSAALAMPRQRGDIAAVIALEAPFLYDIVSVEEGEFVWLDAAYPAPVLNIYSDSSWSHLAEWPQYARNHELLAGAPPTAVSLHLPGAGHFSLTDLALVSPLLTRFLEGGPAKHDREEYLRTVNQACLQFFDRYLKDKGNS
- a CDS encoding alpha/beta hydrolase, translating into MTLLLIPVILLVAFTLYSQWTAHTPAIAGADGKPLPNSIASLEKVELGGVEQWLIIRGQDVDKPVLLFLSGGPGASEAARVLRFNQELEKHFVVVIWEQRGCGKSYPARDDLTVERYTSDLIELTGMLRERFDEQKIYLVGHSWGTIIGLLAAQERPDLYHAYVGAAQMVNVLETDRMIYDLVLEHSRQTGDADFVRTLETQGPPPYLGKNPIGPYAKLFGREYQLFEAPNIRDETYRREGDAILLMLKQPEYGWLDRIYYLLGLMTTFNTVYPQLQELDFRVDAARLDLPVYIVLGRHDMNNPSPIPEEYFNLLKAPAKQLVFFENSGHGMIWEEAGLFHRLMVDTVLAETYPR
- a CDS encoding ATP-, maltotriose- and DNA-dependent transcriptional regulator MalT, with product MVKGLLETKFHIPGGRADGVARPRLIELLEKGLSAKHKLILISAPAGYGKTTLLGAWLHSRRNDLPCAWLSLDEEDNELNRFLGYWVSTFSRADESLGREVRPLLEMGQLPSPAAVVDALINDLTELQRPVIVALDDYHVINNPQIHEVLARFVERLPENVHLVISARQDPPFPLARMRAHAQMTEIRAQNLRFTREETNQFLRSMKLDLPEEVATMLEERTEGWAVGLQLAGLALQNPNDLRRFIETFHGSHRYVLDYLAEEVIRQQGDEIRAFLAQTSVLDRFNAEVCSALTGQTNSQVIIDRLERSNLFIVPLDDRRRWYRYHHLFADYLRSELSKAEQKALLEKASRWHEANGLVFEAVKYAFLSENSALAADVLEGALQNASTWSGGELGTLIQWLDKLPRPLMSSRPMLTLHASRALYLAGRVELSIQFLDQAEDALRKNPASASDVERQLAIVSTYRASLAAFRGDLQAAFELARRALDQLPQDEWHARARATDALGLAHELSGNLEEASRAFLRASELARTAGVSYLAVNALCEAALAQIGQGRLSQAAQFCRQAMQLDDNASIPPFGLAWAILAEIAREQNDLAAAERYLMDGMKLSQQGGLTDDLRYELLFLARLRQSQGDVVAARAAAGQAEAITQTFGIRRLSNISGAQQARIHLMQGTSGWADQWALGYVKFRELEKVKYVQDFEELTLARVYLSNREFEKASSLLDPLLDKAVAAGRNRAALEAALLLALLHQAQNQTDPAVEWLEKALKQAEPEGFLRIFLDEGSWLEKLLPGARHAAPDLADRLMQIFSERAGNANQGRSHSFNEKLIAPLSEQELRVLRLVAAGKSNAQIAAELVISVGTAKWHVHNILQKLDVGTRAQAIARARELGI